In the genome of Candoia aspera isolate rCanAsp1 chromosome 1, rCanAsp1.hap2, whole genome shotgun sequence, one region contains:
- the INHBB gene encoding inhibin beta B chain, whose amino-acid sequence MDGAARRGALAASLLLLLAEACWLVLGAGASPTPPGAAPLDTCTSCGFRRPPEEPGEVDGDFLEAIKRHILSRLQMRDRPNITHAVPRAALVTALRKLHAGKVREDGRVEIPSLDGQASAGPAAQQQVSEIISFAETDDLSSSRMRLYFFISNEGNQNLFVVQASLWLYLKLLPYVLEKGSRRKVRVKVYFQDSDARNKWNVVEKKVDLKRSGWHTFPMTEAIQALFERGERRLSLDIQCEGCEEYSVLPIYVDSGDESHRPFLVVQARLADNKHRIRKRGLECDGRTNLCCRQQFYIDFRIIGWNDWIIAPMGYYGNYCEGSCPAYLAGVPGSASSFHTAVVNQYRMRGLNPGTVNSCCIPTKLSTISMLYFDDEYNIVKRDVPNMIVEECGCA is encoded by the exons ATGGACGGGGCGGCTCGGAGGGGGGCCCTGGCCGCCtcgcttctgctgctgctggcggAGGCGTGCTGGCTGGTGCTGGGCGCCGGAGCCTCGCCAACCCCTCCCGGGGCCGCCCCCTTGGACACTTGCACCTCGTGCGGCTTCCGGCGGCCTCCCGAGGAGCCCGGCGAGGTGGACGGCGATTTCCTGGAGGCCATCAAGAGGCACATTCTGAGCCGCCTCCAGATGCGCGACCGGCCCAATATCACCCACGCCGTGCCCAGGGCGGCTCTGGTCACGGCGCTGCGCAAGCTGCACGCCGGGAAGGTGCGTGAGGACGGCCGCGTCGAGATCCCCAGCCTGGACGGGCAGGCGAGTGCGGGGCCCGCGGCCCAGCAGCAGGTCTCTGAAATCATCAGCTTCGCCGAGACAG ATGACCTGTCATCCTCTAGAATGCGCCTCTATTTCTTCATTTCTAATGAAGGGAATCAGAATTTGTTCGTGGTTCAAGCCAGCTTGTGGCTTTACTTGAAGCTGCTTCCATACGTCTTGGAGAAAGGCAGCCGACGAAAAGTAAGAGTCAAAGTGTATTTCCAAGACTCAGATGCTCGCAACAAGTGGAATGTGGTTGAAAAGAAAGTTGACCTCAAAAGAAGTGGTTGGCACACGTTTCCCATGACAGAAGCAATCCAAGCTCTGtttgagagaggagagagaagactGAGTTTGGACATTCAGTGCGAAGGCTGCGAAGAGTATTCAGTGCTGCCAATTTATGTGGATTCTGGGGACGAATCTCACCGGCCTTTTTTAGTGGTGCAAGCCCGACTGGCTGACAACAAGCACAGAATTCGGAAAAGAGGCCTGGAATGTGATGGCAGGACCAATTTATGCTGCAGGCAACAGTTTTACATTGACTTTAGGATCATTGGATGGAATGACTGGATCATAGCACCAATGGGTTACTATGGGAATTACTGTGAAGGGAGCTGCCCAGCCTATTTGGCCGGAGTCCCGGGCTCAGCTTCCTCTTTTCACACAGCAGTAGTGAATCAGTACCGCATGCGAGGGCTGAACCCAGGCACCGTGAACTCCTGTTGCATTCCAACCAAACTTAGCACAATCTCCATGCTGTACTTTGATGATGAATACAACATCGTGAAGAGGGACGTTCCCAATATGATTGTGGAAGAATGTGGTTGTGCTTGA